In Cloacibacterium caeni, a single window of DNA contains:
- the gcvT gene encoding glycine cleavage system aminomethyltransferase GcvT: MDKKTALYNKHVSLGAKMVPFAGFEMPVQYSGVTEEHFAVREKVGIFDVSHMGQFYVEGPEAKNLLQFITSNNVEKLTNGQAQYSCLPNGKGGIVDDLIVYKMNDEKYFVVVNASNIEKDWNHFSHYNEKFGAQLSNISDETSLIAIQGPKAVETLQKLTNTNLSEISYYHFTVGTVAGVENVIISNTGYTGSGGFEIYFGNESAEKLWDELTNAGEEFGLIPCGLASRDTLRLEKGFCLYGNDIDDTTSPLEAGLGWITKFDKEFVDKEFLLKQKEEGVSRKLVGFEMQEKAIPRHDYLVVDAEGNEIGKVTSGTMSPLKKVGVGLAYVAKPYFKLDSEIFIQIRNKNIPAKVVKLPFV, translated from the coding sequence ATGGATAAAAAAACAGCGCTGTATAACAAGCACGTTTCTTTAGGAGCTAAAATGGTTCCTTTCGCAGGTTTCGAAATGCCTGTACAATATTCTGGCGTTACAGAAGAGCATTTTGCTGTACGCGAAAAAGTAGGAATTTTTGATGTTTCACACATGGGACAGTTTTATGTAGAAGGTCCAGAAGCTAAAAACTTACTCCAATTTATCACTTCTAATAATGTAGAAAAACTGACGAACGGACAAGCACAATATTCTTGTCTACCGAATGGTAAAGGCGGAATAGTAGACGATTTAATCGTTTATAAAATGAATGACGAAAAGTATTTTGTAGTCGTTAACGCTTCTAACATCGAAAAAGATTGGAATCATTTTTCTCATTATAATGAAAAATTCGGGGCTCAATTAAGCAATATTTCAGATGAAACTTCTCTCATTGCGATTCAAGGTCCGAAGGCTGTAGAAACCCTTCAAAAACTTACCAACACCAATCTTTCTGAAATTTCTTACTATCATTTTACAGTAGGAACTGTTGCTGGCGTAGAAAACGTAATTATTTCAAACACTGGCTATACAGGAAGTGGCGGTTTTGAAATTTATTTCGGAAACGAAAGTGCAGAAAAACTTTGGGACGAATTGACAAATGCAGGTGAAGAATTCGGACTTATTCCTTGTGGATTGGCTTCTAGAGATACTTTGAGATTAGAGAAAGGTTTTTGTCTTTACGGAAATGATATTGATGATACCACTTCTCCATTAGAAGCTGGATTAGGCTGGATTACTAAATTCGACAAAGAATTTGTAGATAAAGAATTCCTTTTGAAACAAAAAGAAGAAGGAGTTTCTAGAAAATTAGTTGGCTTCGAAATGCAGGAAAAAGCCATTCCTAGACATGATTATTTGGTGGTAGATGCTGAAGGAAATGAAATCGGGAAAGTAACTTCTGGAACCATGAGTCCTTTGAAAAAAGTGGGAGTTGGTCTTGCTTACGTAGCTAAACCTTACTTCAAATTAGATTCTGAAATCTTTATTCAAATCAGAAATAAAAATATTCCTGCTAAAGTGGTAAAATTACCATTTGTATAA
- the idi gene encoding isopentenyl-diphosphate Delta-isomerase, with protein sequence MEEKVVLVTENDEVLGLMEKQQAHINGLLHRAFSVFLFNSKGEMLLQKRAAEKYHSPNQWTNACCSHPRANETYEEAAKRRLKEELGIDTEISEKFYFIYKADVGGNLWEHELDHVFVGNYEGDFQLNLEEVAEVRYISMEKLDQEMKQNPEHFTEWFKIILEEYKHHL encoded by the coding sequence ATGGAAGAAAAAGTAGTTTTAGTTACCGAAAATGATGAAGTTCTGGGCTTGATGGAAAAACAGCAAGCACATATCAATGGCTTGTTGCACAGAGCGTTTTCTGTATTTTTATTTAATTCAAAAGGCGAAATGTTACTCCAAAAAAGAGCCGCAGAAAAATACCATTCTCCCAATCAATGGACGAATGCTTGTTGCTCCCATCCTAGAGCGAATGAAACCTATGAAGAAGCAGCCAAAAGAAGATTAAAAGAAGAATTGGGAATAGATACCGAAATTTCGGAAAAATTCTATTTTATTTATAAAGCAGATGTAGGTGGAAATCTTTGGGAACACGAATTAGACCATGTTTTTGTAGGTAATTACGAAGGAGATTTTCAACTCAATTTAGAAGAAGTAGCCGAAGTAAGATACATTTCTATGGAAAAATTAGACCAAGAAATGAAACAAAACCCTGAACATTTTACTGAATGGTTTAAAATCATTTTAGAAGAATACAAACATCATCTTTAA
- a CDS encoding D-2-hydroxyacid dehydrogenase encodes MKVLANDGLTLSGINALEEKGFTVITEKVPQEELISYINAEKIRALLVRSATKVTKEIIDNCPSLQIIGRGGVGMDNIEVAYAREKGLHVINTPAASSESVAELVFAHLFTGCRFLQDSNRKMPVSGQAEFAKLKKSYEKGLELRGKTIGIVGLGRIGQEVARIALGLGMKVIASDLMIDKTSIRLDFYNNQYIDIEIVTEPFEEVIKKADFITLHVPAQKSAIIGKEEIAKMKDGVALINCARGGVIDEEALIEALDAGKVSFAGLDVFVNEPTPSEKILTHPKISLTPHTGASTLEAQDRIGEELAMQVANILKIS; translated from the coding sequence ATGAAGGTATTAGCAAATGATGGATTGACACTATCAGGAATCAATGCTTTAGAAGAAAAAGGTTTCACTGTAATTACGGAAAAAGTTCCTCAAGAAGAGCTTATTTCTTACATCAATGCAGAAAAAATTAGAGCACTTTTGGTAAGAAGTGCAACTAAGGTGACTAAGGAAATTATAGACAACTGCCCATCTCTACAAATCATAGGAAGAGGCGGAGTAGGAATGGATAATATAGAAGTAGCATACGCTAGAGAAAAAGGACTTCATGTAATCAATACACCAGCTGCTTCCTCTGAAAGCGTGGCAGAATTGGTTTTTGCACATTTATTTACAGGATGCAGATTTTTACAAGATTCTAATAGAAAAATGCCAGTTTCGGGTCAAGCAGAATTTGCGAAACTTAAAAAATCTTACGAAAAAGGCTTAGAATTAAGAGGGAAAACCATTGGTATTGTTGGATTGGGTAGAATTGGTCAAGAAGTCGCAAGAATCGCACTAGGATTAGGAATGAAAGTCATCGCTTCTGATCTAATGATAGATAAAACGAGTATTAGATTAGATTTCTATAACAATCAATATATCGATATAGAAATTGTAACTGAACCTTTTGAAGAAGTGATAAAAAAAGCGGACTTTATTACGCTTCACGTTCCTGCCCAAAAATCTGCGATTATTGGCAAAGAAGAAATCGCTAAAATGAAAGATGGAGTAGCGTTAATCAATTGTGCAAGAGGTGGAGTAATAGATGAAGAAGCCTTAATAGAAGCATTAGATGCGGGTAAAGTTTCTTTTGCTGGATTAGATGTTTTCGTGAATGAACCTACACCATCAGAAAAAATTCTTACCCATCCTAAAATTTCTTTAACACCTCATACTGGAGCGTCTACTTTAGAAGCCCAAGACAGAATTGGCGAAGAATTGGCGATGCAGGTTGCAAATATTTTAAAAATTTCATAA